The Ramlibacter algicola genome segment GGCCTGATCAAGGCTTCCGTGGCGCAGTACACCACGGACATCCCGACCAGCGGCACCGACCCGCGCGCTCGCAAGTACGCCCTGGGCTACGTGCACAACCTGTCCAAGCGCACGGCGATCTACACGACGTACGCTCGCGTGAGCAACAGCAACGGCGTGGCCGGCTTCGCTTCCCAGCCGGTCACCGGCGGCGCCGGCTCCCCGGTGCTGAACGGTTCGTCCACGGGTTACGACCTGGGCATCCGCCACAGCTTCTGATGACAGCGGCCGGGCAACCGGCCTGCCAACAAAAGAAACTTGAAAGCCGCCTTCGGGCGGCTTTTTTTATGGAACCCGAAGTTCGATGACGCTGTTGCCCGCCCGCTTTCGCCTTCCTCTGCCTGCCGCGTTGATCGCGCTGTTGGTGGCCGGGTGCGCCACGACCCCGCGGGAGCCGAGCTCCTGGACGGAATCGGCATGGGGGCAGGCATCACGACTGGGTTCAGGTGCCGAAGCCGAACCCGATGCGCAATGGGTGCACCAGCGGCTGCCAGGCAAGGCGGCGGTGCTCTTTGCACCCGGCCGCGAGGACGGCCGCGAGGCGCTCCTGGCGAAGTCCGACTCCGCGGCAAGCGTGCTGCGCCATCGCGTGCGCATCGACCCGGCGGATCTCGATCGCCTCCGCTTTTCCTGGAAGGTGCCGCAACTGATCGCGGACGCGGACGTCGGTCGCAAGGATTCGGACGACTCGCCGGTGCGCGTGATCCTCGCGTTCGAGGGCGACCGGTCCAGGTTTTCCGCGCGCGACGCCATGCTCTCCGAATTGATGCGCGCCGTCACCGGCGAGGAGATGCCGTACGCGACCCTCATGTACGTGTGGTGCAACAAGCGTCCGCCGGGCACGGTGGTGACCAGCCCGCGCACCGATCGCATCCGCAAGATGGTGCTCGAGTCCGGACCGGGACGGCTGAACCAGTGGCTCGATTACGAGCGCGACATCCGTGCGGACTTCGAACGAGCCTTCGGCGAAGCGCCCGGTGCTCTCGTCGGCATCGCGATCATGACGGACAGCGACAACACGCGGTCCGCCACGAAGGCGTGGTACGGGCCGGTGCGCGTGACCACGAGCGCCCCGCGCTGAGCCTCGGTCCTCCGTTGTTTCCCCGGGGGTGGCCCGTGGCTTGCTCTGCTAGCATGGCCCGAGTTCACCGCCGCGATGCTCGCCTTCATCCTTCGACGCCTGCTGCAGGCCGTGATCGTCATGGTCGCGGTGGCGTTCATCGCGTTCCTGCTGTTCCAGTACGTCGGTGATCCCGTCGTGTTCCTGCTGGGCCAGGACGCGCGTCCCGACCAGATCCGCCAGTTGCGCGCGGACCTCGGGCTCGACCAACCCTTCTTCGTGCAGTTCGGGCACTTCCTCGTGAATGCCGTGCAGGGTGAATTCGGCCTGAGCCTGCGCCAGGGCGCCAAGGTGTCCCGCCTGCTCGCGGAACGGTTCCCGGCGACGTTCGAACTGGCGCTCGTCGCCGCGGTGCTGGCCCTGGCGATCGGCATCCCGATGGGTGTCTATGCGGCCCTGCGCCGCGGCACCTTCCTCAGCCAGGCGTTCATGATGCTGTCGCTGCTCGGCGTCTCGCTGCCGACCTTCCTGATCGGCATCCTGCTGATCCTGGTGTTTGCCGTGATGCTCGGCTGGTTCCCGAGTTTCGGCCGCGGCGAGACGATGCAGCTCGGCTGGTGGACCACCGGCTTCCTCACGCGCGATGGCTGGATGCACCTGGTGCTCCCCGCGCTCACGCTGGCGATCTTCCAGTTGACGCTTGTGATGCGGCTGGTCCGTTCGGAGATGCTGGAAGTGCTGCGCACCGACTACATCAAGTTCGCGCGCGCGCGCGGGCTGTCCGACCGCGCCATCCACTTCGGCCACGCGCTGAAGAACACGCTGGTGCCGGTGATGACGATCACCGGCCTGCAGCTGGGCGGCCTGATCGCCTTCGCCATCATCACCGAGCAGGTGTTCCAGTGGCCGGGCATGGGGCTGCTGTTCATCGATGCGGTGAAGTTCGCGGACATCCCGATCATGGCCGCGTACCTGTGCCTCATTTCGCTGATCTTCGTCGTCATCAACCTCGTGGTCGACCTGCTGTACCTGGCGGTCGATCCGCGCCTGCGCCTGTCCGGCGCCCGGGGGCACTGATGCTCGCCGCCGTCGGCAACGGCCGCCTGAAGGCCAACGGACGCCCCTTCGCGCACATCGCGCGCTTCCATCCGGAGCTCACGGCGTTCCGCCGCGACCTGCACGCGCATCCGGAGATCGGATTCGAGGAGGTCTACACGGCCCGTCGCGTGACCGAGGCGCTGAAGGCGTGTGGCGTCGACGAGATCCATGCCGCGATCGGCAAGACGGGCGTGGTTGGCGTCATCAAGGGCCGCAGCACCGCGAGCGGGCGCATGGTGGGGCTGCGCGCGGACATGGACGCGCTCACGATGTCGGAGACCAACGAGTTCGCGTGGCGCTCCGCCAAACCCGGACTGATGCACGGATGCGGGCACGACGGCCACACCGCCATGCTGGTGGGTGCCGCGCGCTACCTGGCCGAAACGCGCAACTTCGACGGCACCGCGGTGCTGATCTTCCAGCCGGGCGAAGAGGGCTTCGCCGGCGCGAAGGCCATGATCGAGGACGGCCTGTTCGACCGCTTCCCGGTCGAGGCCGTGTACGCGATGCACAACTGGCCCGGACTGAAGCCGGGCACCATTGGCCTCAACCCCGGGCCGATGATGGCGGCGGCCGACAAGGTCACCATCGAGGTCACCGGCAAAGGCGGCCACGGCGCGCACCCGTACCTCGCCGTCGACCCGGTGCTCGTGGCGGCGCACATCATCACGGCCTCGCAGTCCATCGTGTCGCGCAACGTGCGTCCCGTCGACGGCGCAGTCGTGAGCCTGTGCGCGATGCAGGCCGGCGACGTGCACGCGATGAGCGTCATTCCGGGCAAGGCGGTCTTGGTGGGCACCGTTCGCACGTTCACGTCCGACGTGCAGGAGCTGGTCGAGACGCGTCTCACCGAGCTGTGCACCGCCGTCGCCCTCGGCTTTGGCGCCACGGCCACCGTGAAGTACGAACGCGTCTACCCCGCCACCCGCAACAGCGCCAACGAGGCTGCGTTCGCCGCCGATGTCGCCGAATCGCTGGTGGGTCCCGACCACGTCGTGCGCGACCTCGAACCGAGCATGGGGGCGGAAGACTTCTCGTTCATGCTGCAGGTCAAGCCGGGCGCGTACCTGCGCATCGGGCAGGGTGGCGAGGGCAGCTGCATGCTGCACAACAGCCGCTACGACTTCAACGATGACATCCTCCCTCTCGGCTCCGCGCTGCACGCGGGCCTCATCGAGCAAGCCATGCCGCTCGCGGCGGCGTGACCCGCGACCCTTCCACTCTGGAGCGACCATGACGACTTACAAGAAGAGCCTGATCCAAGCCGCCATCCTGCTGGCGTTCACCGCCGGCGCCGGTGCGCAGACGGTGCGCATCGCCAACCAGGGTGACGCGCTGTCGATGGATCCCCATTCGCTGAACGAAACCGTGCAGCTGAGCGTCACCAGCAACGTGTACGAAGGGCTCGTGGGCCGCAACAAGGACCTGACGCTGGCGCCGGCGCTCGCGACGTCGTGGAAGCAGGTCTCGCCGACGGTGTGGCGCTTCGAGCTGCGCAAGAACGTGCAGTTCCACGACGGCAAGCCGTTCACGGCGGACGACGTGCTGTTCTCGCTGGCGCGCACGCAGGTCGACGGGTCGGACATGAAGTCCAACACCAACGACATCAAGGAAGTGCGCAAGGTCAACGACTTCGTCATCGACATCGAGACGAAGGCGCCGTTCCCGATCCTGCCCGAGCAGCTCACCAGCACCTACATCATGAGCAAGAAGTGGTGCGAGGAGAACCAGGCCACCAAGCCCGTGGACCGCCGCAAGGGCATCGAGAACGCCGCCTCGTTCCGCGCCAACGGCACCGGCCCGTACCGCCTGCGCGAGCGCCAGCCGAACGTGCGCACGACATTCGTGCGCAACGGCAACTACTGGGGGAAGATCGAAGGCAACGTGCAGGAAGTCGTGTTCACGCCGATCGGCAATGACGCGACCCGCGTCGCCGCCTTGCTGTCGGGCGAGATCGACGTCATGGAGCCGGTGCCGGTGCAGGACATCGACCGCGTGAATGCCTCGGCCGGTGCCAAGGCGCTGGTGGCCCCGGAACTGCGCACGATCTTCCTGGGCATGGACCAGAAGCGCGACGAGCTGCTGTACTCCAGCGTCAAGGGCAAGAACCCGTTCAAGGACAAGCGCGTGCGCCAGGCCTTCTACCAGGCCATCGACATCGAAGGCATCAAGAAGACCGTGATGCGCAACGCGTCGCTGCCCACCGCCCTCATGGTGGGCCCCGGCGTCAACGGCTTCGCCCAGGACCAGAACAAGCGGCTGCCGTACGACCCGGATGCAGCCAAGAAGCTGATGGCCGACGCCGGCTATCCGCAAGGCTTCGAGGTCACGATGAACTGCCCGAACGACCGCTACGTCAACGACGCGCGCATCTGCCAGGCGGTGGCGCAGAACCTGTCGCGCATCGGCGTGAAGATCAACCTGGCCGCGGAGACCAAGGGCACGTACTTCCCGAAGATCCTGCGCCGCGACACCAGCTTCTACCTGCTGGGCTGGACCCCCACCACCTACGACGCGCACAACACGATGAACGCCATCATGGCGTGCCCCGACGACAAGGGCGCGGGGCAGTTCAACCTGGGCACGTACTGCAACCAGGAGTTCGACAAGATCACCCGCGCGGTGCAGTCCGAGACGGACAAGGCCAAGCGCACGGCGATGATCCGCCAGGCGTTCCAGATCCACCAGGACGACATCGGGCACATCCCGCTGCACCAGCAGTCGCTGGCCTGGGGCGTGAACAAGAAGGTCACCGTTGTCCAGCGCGGCGACAACTACCTCGACTACAAGTGGATCACCGTCAAGAAGTAAGCCGCTGATCCCGCCGCGCGGGGCTCCGGCCCCCGCGGCGCTTCACCCTCCTGATGAAACGCACGCTCGCTCGCTGGTTCGACAGCGACATCGGCTACAGCTTCCGCACTTCCCCCGTCGCCATGGTCGCGGCGGTGATCGCGTTCGGGTGCGTGTTCTGCGCCACCTTCGCCAACTGGGTCGCGCCGCACAACCCGTTCGATCTGACGACGCTGGTGCTGTCGGACGCCCGGCTGCCGCCCGCCTGGTCGCCGGAAGGCTCCGCCAGGTACTTGCTGGGAACCGACGACCAGGGCCGCGACATCCTCTCGGTGCTCATGTTCGGCGCGCGCATCTCGCTGGCCGTCGGCCTCGTGTCCGTGCTGCTGTCGATGGTCGTCGGCGTCGCGGTCGGACTGCTGGCCGGCTTCGTCGGCGGCTGGGTCGATGGCTTTCTCATGCGCCTGTGCGACGTCATGCTCAGCTTCCCGGCGATCCTGGTGGCGCTGCTGATCGCAGGCGTCGGCCGCGCGCTCTTTCCCAACGCGCCGAACACGGTGGCCTTCGGCGTGCTGATCCTCTCGATCTCGATGACGGGCTGGGTGCAGTACGCCCGCACGGTCCGCGGCTCGACCATGGTCGAACGCGGCAAGGAATACGTGCAGGCCGCCCGCGTCACCGGCGTCGCCCCGATGCGTATCATGTGGCGGCACGTGCTGCCCAACGTCACGGGCCCCGTCCTCGTGCTGGCCACCATCCAGGTGGCCACGGCCATCATTACCGAGGCGACGCTGTCCTTCCTCGGCGTCGGCGTGCCGCCCACGCAGCCGTCGCTCGGCACCTTGATCCGGGTCGGCAGCGACTACCTCGGCTCCGGCGAGTGGTGGATCTTCTTCTTCCCCGGCCTCATGCTCGTGCTGGTCGCCATGTCCGTGAACCTGCTCGGCGACTGGTTGCGCGACGCACTCAACCCGAGGCTGCAATGACGGGTGCACCCCTCCTCGAAGTGCGCGACCTGGTGGTCGAATTTCCCGGGCGGCGTGGCACCGTGCGCGCGCTCGACCAGGTGTCCTTCTCGATCGCGCCGGGCGAGATCCTGGGCGTCGTGGGCGAGTCGGGTGCGGGCAAGAGCCTGACCGGCGCATCGATCATCGGCCTGCTGGAACCGCCGGGGCGCATTGCCAGTGGACAAGTCCTGCTGGAAGGCCAGCGCATCGACGACCTGCCGCCCGCACGCATGCGGCATGTCCGCGGCCGCAAGATCGGCGCCATCTTCCAGGACCCGCTCACCTCGCTGAATCCGCTGTACAGCATCGGGCGGCAGCTGGTCGAGACGATCCAGGCGCATCTGCCAGTGAATGCGGCCGAAGCGCGGCGCCGCGCCATCCAGCTGCTCGAGGACACCGGCATCCCCGCCGCGGCGCAACGCATCGACCACTTCCCGCACCAGTTCTCCGGCGGCATGCGCCAGCGCGTCGTCATCGCCCTGGCACTGGCGGCCGAGCCGAAGCTGATCGTCGCCGACGAACCGACGACGGCGCTCGACGTGTCGATCCAGGCGCAGATCATCCAGCTGCTGCAGCGCGTGTGCCGTGATCGCGGGGCGGCGGTCATGCTGATCACGCACGACATGGGCGTCATCGCCGAGACGTGCGACCGCGTCGCCGTCATGTATGCGGGCCGCATTGCCGAGATCGGTCCGGTGCACGAAGTGATCCACCAGCCGGCGCATCCGTACACGATGGGCCTGATGGCATCGATTCCCGACATGGACAGCGATCGCGAGCGGCTGGCGCAGATCGACGGCGCGATGCCGCGACTGACCGCCATCCCGCCGGGTTGCGCCTACCACCCGCGCTGCCCGCGCGCGTTCGACCGGTGCCACCGCGAACGGCCCGAGCTCCTGCAGGCCGGCGCGACTCGCGCCGCGTGCTGGCTGCACGACGCGCACGGCGGGGCATCCGCATGAGTGACACCGTGCCGCTGCTGCAGGTGCGCGACCTGGCGAAGACGTTCGACGTCTCTCCGCCCTGGCTCAACCGCGTCCTCGAGCGCAAGCCGCGCCAGTTGCTGCACGCGGTGGACGGCGTGAGCTTCGACATCGAGCGCGGCCAGACACTGGCGCTGGTGGGGGAGTCGGGCTGCGGCAAGAGCACGGTCGCCCGCCTGCTGGTCGGCCTGTACGAGCCGAGCCGCGGCGATGCGCAGTTCGACGGCATGCCGCTGCATGCCGCGTACCGCGGGCGCGAGTCGCGGCAGCTGCGCCGGCGCATCCAGATGATCTTCCAGGACCCGTACGCGAGCCTCAACCCGCGCTGGAAGGTGGAGGACATCGTCGCCGAGCCGCTGCGCGAACACGGCCTCGCGTCTGGCGATGCGTTGCGCGAGCGCGTCGGCCAGCTGCTGCAGGACGTTGGACTGTCGCCCGCGGACATGGCCAAGTACGCGCACCAGTTCTCCGGTGGCCAGCGGCAGCGCATCTCGATCGCGCGCGCGCTGGCCACGCACCCGGAGTTCCTGGTCGCCGACGAACCCACGAGCGCACTGGACGTGAGCGTGCAGGCGCAGGTGCTGAACATCATGAAGGACCTGCAGCGCCGGCAGGGCCTCACCTACCTGTTCATCTCGCACAACCTGGCCGTCGTGCGGCATGTGAGCGACCAGGTCGGCGTGATGTACCTGGGCCGCATCGTCGAACTCGCCGGCAAGCACCAGCTGTTCGGCGACCCGCGGCATCCGTACACGCGCATGCTGCTCGACGCGATCCCGAAGATGCACCAGACGGGCCGCGCGCGCACGCCGGTGCAAGGTGAGGTGCCCAATCCGCTGAACCCGCCGGCCGGCTGCGCGTTCAACCCGCGCTGCCCGCACGCCAACGATCGCTGCCGCGTCGAGCGGCCGGCCCTGCTGTCCATCGGCGGCGTCCGCGTCGCTTGCCACGCGGTCGAAGAAGGCCGGATCTAGCGCGCCCGCGCTACTGCTCTTCGCTCCAGTAGAAGCCGTCGCGCGCGATCATGGCGCTGGACGCGCTGGGCCCCCAACTGCCGGCGGCGTAGGTGCGCAGGTCCGCATCGTTGCCCTGCCAGGCATCCAGCAACGGCTCCACCCACCGCCAGGCCGCTTCCTGTTCGTCGGCGCGCACGAAGAGGTTCAGGCGGCCGTCGAGCACGTCGAGCAGCAGGCGCTCGTACGCGCCGACACGCTCGGACCCGAAGCGGCGATCGAAGTCCAGGTCCAGGTGCACGGGCGCCAGCGACTGCGCGCCGCGCCGCGTCTCCTGTCCCTGCGCCAGCAGGTGCAGCTGCAGGCCGTCGCGCGGCTGCAGGCTGATCACGAGGCGGTTGGCCGCGCCCAATGGCGTGCGGAAGATCGCGTGCGGCGCGGCGCGGAAGTTGACGACGATGTGCGCGTCGCGCGCCGCGAGCCGCTTGCCGGTGCGGATGTAGAACGGCACGCCGGCCCAGCGCCAGTTGGCGATCACGGCGCGCAGGGCGACGAAGGTCTCGGTGGTGCTTTCGGGCGAGACGCCGGGTTCCTGGCGGTAGCCGGGCACTTGCTCGCCACCGACGGTGCCGGGCCCGTACTGGCCGCGGACGGCGAACTGGTTGATGGCTTCCGGCGTCCAGGGACGCAGCGAACGCAGCACCTTCAGCTTCTCGTCGCGGATCGCGTCAGCGTCGGCGCTGATCGGCGGCTCCATCGCCATCGCACAAAGGAGCTGCAGGGCGTGGTTCTGCACCATGTCGCGCAACGCGCCGGTGCTGTCGTAGAACGAGCCGCGCTTCTCGACGCCCAGGTCCTCGCCGATGCTGATCTGGATGTTGGCGATGTTTTCCCGCCGCCACAGCGGCTCGAACAGCGCATTGCCGAAGCGCAGCGCGAACAGGTTCTGCACCGCCGGCTTGCCCAGGTAATGGTCGATGCGGAAGATCTGCGTCTCGTCGAAGCCGCGCCGCACCGTCTCGTTGATCGAACGATTCGATTGCAGGTCGTGCCCGAGCGGCTTCTCCAGCACGATGCGCGTGGCCGGCGTGTTCAGGCCGGCCGCTGCGAGCTGCTCGCACACCGTGGTGAACAGGTTCGGCGCGGTGGCGAGGTACATCACGACGACGTCCGCGCTGCGCTCTCCCAGCCGCTTCTTGAGTTGCTCGTAGTCACCGGGCTTGGACAGGTCCAGGCGCTGGAACTGCAGCAGCTGCGCGAAGCGGTCGAACTCCTCCGGGCTCGGGCGCTTGGCGAGGTCCACCTGCTCGAATCGCTGGTGGATCAGCTGGCGGAACGCGTCGTCGGACAAGTTGTCGCGCGCGATGCCGAGGATGCGGCCCTCGGCCGGCAGGGTGCCGTGGCGGAAGGCCTGGAACAGGGCCGGCATCAGCTTGCGCCAGGCCAGGTCGCCGGTGCCGCCGAAGAGGACGAGGTCGAAACTCATGGGTGCCTTGCGGGAAGGACCGCGTACTTTAGCGGCGCCCGGATGGCCCTGTCGGCCCACTGCGGATGAGCAGGTGCGCCGCCCATAATTGCCGCATGAACCAACTCGAGGCGCTCAAGCGCCACACGACGGTGGTGGCGGACACGGGGGACTTCCGCCAGCTCGCGCAATTCCAGCCGCAGGACGCGACCACCAATCCCTCGCTCATCCTCAAGGCGGTGCAGAAGCCCGACTACGCACCCTTGCTCAAGGAGGTGATGGCGCAGTGCCGCGGCAAGCCGATCGACGAAGCGATGGACCGGCTGCTGGTGCGCTTCGGGACCGAGATCCTGTCGATCATCCCGGGCCGCGTGTCGACCGAAGTCGACGCCCGGCTGAGCTTCGACACCAACGCCAGCGTCACGCGAGCCGAACGCATCGTCGAGATGTACCAAGGCGCCGGCGTGCCCGTCGATCGCGTGCTGATCAAGGTGGCGGCGACGTGGGAAGGCATCCAGGCCGCCGAGCAGCTGGAGCGCCGGGGCATCCACACCAACCTCACGCTGCTGTTCTCGTTCTGCCAGGCGATCGCCTGCGGGCAGGCGAAGGTGCAGCTGATCTCGCCGTTCGTGGGCCGCATCTACGACTGGTACAAGAAGTCGGCCGGTTCCTCGTGGGACGAAGCGGCGAACGCCGGCCCCAACGATCCCGGCGTGAAGTCGGTGCGGCAGATCTACCGCTACTACAAGCACTTCGGCATCCAGACCGAGGTGATGGGCGCGAGCTTCCGCAACACGGGGCAGGTGCTGGCGCTTGCCGGCTGCGACCTGCTCACCATCAGCCCCGAGCTGCTGGCGCAACTGGCCACGAGCGATGCGGGGGTGGAGCGTGCGCTCGATCCGCAGGAAGCGAAGGCCGCGACCATCGAGCCGGTGAATTACGACGAGGCCGGCTTCCGCTTCGCGCTCAACGAGGATGCGATGGCGACCGAGAAGCTCGCGGAAGGCATCCGCGCGTTCGTCGCCGACGCCGTCAAGCTCGAGAAGCTGATGAAGGAGGCGTGAGCATGGCCAGCACTCCGCGTCGTTGCGACGCCACTCCTGCCTGGCAATCCTTGCGGCAAGCCTTCGAGGCGCACGGTTCGTCGTTCGACGTCCGCGCTGCGCTGCGTGACGATCCGTCGCGCGTGGAGCGCTTCACGCTCGACGCCGGGGGCGTGCATGCCGACCTCTCGAAGAATCTCGTCGATGCGCAGGTCGAAGACCTGCTGCTGCAACTCGCGCGCGACTGCGGCCTGGAAGCGCAGCGCGACGCGATGTTCGCGGGCGAGAAGGTCAATGCGACCGAGGGCCGCTCCGTGCTGCACGTGCTGCTGCGTGCCCCGCGCGGCGCGAAGGGACCCGCGGCCGAGCTCGCGCAGGTGCACGGGACGCTTGATGCCATGCTGGCCTACGCAGACTCGGTGCGCAACGACGCGGCGATCACCGACGTCGTCAACATCGGCATCGGTGGCTCCGACCTCGGACCGCAGATGGCGACCATCGCGCTCGACGAATTCGCCGTTCCCGGCAAGCGGTTCCACTTCGTCTCCAACATCGACGGCCACGAACTTGCCGCCGTGCTGCGCCACCTGGAGCCGCAGAACACGCTGTTCCTGGTCGCGTCGAAGACGTTCACCACGCTCGAGACGATGACCAACGCCCGTTCGGCGCGACAGTGGTTCACCGCCAATGGCGGCAAGGACGTCGCGCGCCACTTCGCCGCCCTCACGACCAACGTCGCCGCCGCGAAGGAATTCGGCATCGACCGCACGTTCGGGTTCTGGGACTGGGTCGGGGGCCGCTATTCGATGTGGTCCGCCATCGGGCTGCCGATCGCGATCGCGATCGGTGCCGATCGCTTTCGCGACCTGCTCGCCGGCGCGCACGCGATGGACGAGCACTTCCGCATGGCGCCCTTGGAGCGCAACCTGCCGGTGCGGCTCGCGTTGCTCGACATCTGGTACCGGGACTTCCACCGCTTCACCAGCCGCAGCGTCGCGCCGTACCACAGTGCCTTGCGGCGCCTGCCTGCGTACCTGCAGCAGCTGGAGATGGAGAGCAACGGCAAGCGCGTCGATCGCGACGGCCGCGAAGTGCCGTACGGCACCTCGCCGGTGGTGTGGGGCGAACCCGGCACCAACGGGCAGCACGCGTACTTCCAGATGCTGCACCAGGGCACGGACGTGATTCCGGTGGAATTCATCGCGGTGCGCAAGGCGGCGCACACGCTCGAAGGGCACCACGACCAGCTGCTGGCCAACGTGCTCGCGCAGGCGCAGGCGCTGATGCAAGGCAAGCAGGACCCGGGCGGCCACAAGCACTTCCCGGGCAACCGGCCGAGCACGATGCTGCTGCTGGACCGGCTCGACCCGCGCACCTTCGGCGCGCTGGTCGCGATGTACGAGCACCGCGTATTCACCGCCGGCGCGATCTGGGGCATCAACAGCTTCGACCAGTGGGGCGTCGAACTCGGCAAGGTGCTGGCGAAGGACCTCGCGCCACGCCTCGCCACCGGTGACGTGGCGGGCCTCGATGCGTCGACCGCCGCCTTGGTGCAGCACCTGCGTCATCGCTGACGCAGCACGAAAAAAAAAGGCCGGGATCGCTCCCGGCCTTTTTGCTTTGCGCGGCTGGGAGCCGAAGCTCCCGGTGCGCGGCGGACCTTACATGTCCATGCCGCCCATGCCACCCATGCCGCCCATGCCACCGCCGGCGGCCGGAGCTTCTTCCTTCGGCGCCTCGGCGACCATGGCTTCGGTCGTCAGCATCAGCGACGCGACGGACGCGGCGTTCTGCAGCGCAGTGCGCGTGACCTTGGTGGGATCCAGGATGCCCATCTCGATCATGTCGCCGTAGGTGTCGTTGGCGGCGTTGAAGCCGTAGTTGCCCTTGCCGTTCAGCACGGCGTTGATCACCACGCTGGGCTCGCCACCGGCGTTGCCGACGATCTCGCGCAGGGGCGCCTCGATGGCCTTGAGCACCAGCTTGATGCCGGCGTCCTGGTCGGGGTTGGCACCCTTGATCTCGCCGGCTGCCTGCTTGGCGCGCAGGAGGGCCACGCCGCCGCCGGCGACGATGCCTTCCTCGACGGCCGCACGGGTGGCGTGCAGCGCGTCTTCCACGCGGGCCTTCTTCTCCTTCATCTCGACTTCGGTCGCGGCACCGACCTTGATCACCGCAACGCCGCCGGCCAGCTTGGCCACGCGCTCTTGCAGCTTCTCGCGGTCGTAGTCGCTGGTCGCTTCCTCGATCTGCACGCGGATCTGCTTGACGCGCGCTTCGATGTCGGCAGC includes the following:
- a CDS encoding DUF3047 domain-containing protein; protein product: MHQRLPGKAAVLFAPGREDGREALLAKSDSAASVLRHRVRIDPADLDRLRFSWKVPQLIADADVGRKDSDDSPVRVILAFEGDRSRFSARDAMLSELMRAVTGEEMPYATLMYVWCNKRPPGTVVTSPRTDRIRKMVLESGPGRLNQWLDYERDIRADFERAFGEAPGALVGIAIMTDSDNTRSATKAWYGPVRVTTSAPR
- a CDS encoding ABC transporter permease gives rise to the protein MLAFILRRLLQAVIVMVAVAFIAFLLFQYVGDPVVFLLGQDARPDQIRQLRADLGLDQPFFVQFGHFLVNAVQGEFGLSLRQGAKVSRLLAERFPATFELALVAAVLALAIGIPMGVYAALRRGTFLSQAFMMLSLLGVSLPTFLIGILLILVFAVMLGWFPSFGRGETMQLGWWTTGFLTRDGWMHLVLPALTLAIFQLTLVMRLVRSEMLEVLRTDYIKFARARGLSDRAIHFGHALKNTLVPVMTITGLQLGGLIAFAIITEQVFQWPGMGLLFIDAVKFADIPIMAAYLCLISLIFVVINLVVDLLYLAVDPRLRLSGARGH
- a CDS encoding M20 aminoacylase family protein, with translation MLAAVGNGRLKANGRPFAHIARFHPELTAFRRDLHAHPEIGFEEVYTARRVTEALKACGVDEIHAAIGKTGVVGVIKGRSTASGRMVGLRADMDALTMSETNEFAWRSAKPGLMHGCGHDGHTAMLVGAARYLAETRNFDGTAVLIFQPGEEGFAGAKAMIEDGLFDRFPVEAVYAMHNWPGLKPGTIGLNPGPMMAAADKVTIEVTGKGGHGAHPYLAVDPVLVAAHIITASQSIVSRNVRPVDGAVVSLCAMQAGDVHAMSVIPGKAVLVGTVRTFTSDVQELVETRLTELCTAVALGFGATATVKYERVYPATRNSANEAAFAADVAESLVGPDHVVRDLEPSMGAEDFSFMLQVKPGAYLRIGQGGEGSCMLHNSRYDFNDDILPLGSALHAGLIEQAMPLAAA
- a CDS encoding ABC transporter substrate-binding protein, producing the protein MTTYKKSLIQAAILLAFTAGAGAQTVRIANQGDALSMDPHSLNETVQLSVTSNVYEGLVGRNKDLTLAPALATSWKQVSPTVWRFELRKNVQFHDGKPFTADDVLFSLARTQVDGSDMKSNTNDIKEVRKVNDFVIDIETKAPFPILPEQLTSTYIMSKKWCEENQATKPVDRRKGIENAASFRANGTGPYRLRERQPNVRTTFVRNGNYWGKIEGNVQEVVFTPIGNDATRVAALLSGEIDVMEPVPVQDIDRVNASAGAKALVAPELRTIFLGMDQKRDELLYSSVKGKNPFKDKRVRQAFYQAIDIEGIKKTVMRNASLPTALMVGPGVNGFAQDQNKRLPYDPDAAKKLMADAGYPQGFEVTMNCPNDRYVNDARICQAVAQNLSRIGVKINLAAETKGTYFPKILRRDTSFYLLGWTPTTYDAHNTMNAIMACPDDKGAGQFNLGTYCNQEFDKITRAVQSETDKAKRTAMIRQAFQIHQDDIGHIPLHQQSLAWGVNKKVTVVQRGDNYLDYKWITVKK
- a CDS encoding ABC transporter permease, producing MKRTLARWFDSDIGYSFRTSPVAMVAAVIAFGCVFCATFANWVAPHNPFDLTTLVLSDARLPPAWSPEGSARYLLGTDDQGRDILSVLMFGARISLAVGLVSVLLSMVVGVAVGLLAGFVGGWVDGFLMRLCDVMLSFPAILVALLIAGVGRALFPNAPNTVAFGVLILSISMTGWVQYARTVRGSTMVERGKEYVQAARVTGVAPMRIMWRHVLPNVTGPVLVLATIQVATAIITEATLSFLGVGVPPTQPSLGTLIRVGSDYLGSGEWWIFFFPGLMLVLVAMSVNLLGDWLRDALNPRLQ
- a CDS encoding ABC transporter ATP-binding protein; the protein is MTGAPLLEVRDLVVEFPGRRGTVRALDQVSFSIAPGEILGVVGESGAGKSLTGASIIGLLEPPGRIASGQVLLEGQRIDDLPPARMRHVRGRKIGAIFQDPLTSLNPLYSIGRQLVETIQAHLPVNAAEARRRAIQLLEDTGIPAAAQRIDHFPHQFSGGMRQRVVIALALAAEPKLIVADEPTTALDVSIQAQIIQLLQRVCRDRGAAVMLITHDMGVIAETCDRVAVMYAGRIAEIGPVHEVIHQPAHPYTMGLMASIPDMDSDRERLAQIDGAMPRLTAIPPGCAYHPRCPRAFDRCHRERPELLQAGATRAACWLHDAHGGASA
- a CDS encoding ABC transporter ATP-binding protein; translated protein: MSDTVPLLQVRDLAKTFDVSPPWLNRVLERKPRQLLHAVDGVSFDIERGQTLALVGESGCGKSTVARLLVGLYEPSRGDAQFDGMPLHAAYRGRESRQLRRRIQMIFQDPYASLNPRWKVEDIVAEPLREHGLASGDALRERVGQLLQDVGLSPADMAKYAHQFSGGQRQRISIARALATHPEFLVADEPTSALDVSVQAQVLNIMKDLQRRQGLTYLFISHNLAVVRHVSDQVGVMYLGRIVELAGKHQLFGDPRHPYTRMLLDAIPKMHQTGRARTPVQGEVPNPLNPPAGCAFNPRCPHANDRCRVERPALLSIGGVRVACHAVEEGRI